The sequence TCGAAAAACGGCTCACCCTACCCGTGTTCATCTCGGATACGGCTGAATACGGGATCGTCCCGGTGGGTCATTCGGAATTCACATGCGATTTCAATTGGGCCATCAAAGCGGGCTTCGATGTTTCTGGTGTGGAGGTGACGGGCGACCCGGGCTCGTCGATCATCGTGATGCTGCCGGAGCCAAAAATTTTGAGCGTGGATGTGGATTTCAGCGAGCAGTGTTTGAGAAATGAGGATAACCGCGGAGTCGCTGCAGATGCCTTCGAAAAATTCTTCAAGACGGAGTATTCGAGGCTCAAGCGTAGAGCGCAGCAGAAGGCTGTGGCCGACGGAATTCTCGCGGACGCGTATCAAAACGCCCAAAGTCGCCTGGGCCTTTTCATTCGCCATCTTGTGGACGACGACAACGTTCAAATCGAGTTTGTGGTGCGAGATATGCAGTTCCGACCGAAAGACTGAAATCGCGTTCTTCGCGTAAACATCGGAGTGACCTCTTGATCGACCCCTGGCGCTCGCTGCTGCGCGATGTTCGCGTTCTGCCTTATCGACTGCAACTCGATGTCGATCGCGAGGCCGTGACCGTGCCGATGCTGCGCGGCGTGTGGGGTCGCGCGCTGCGCATGCTGGACGAGGGCATCTACGACGAGGTCTTCACGGAGCATCACGGCGGACCGTTCTACGTTTGCCGTCCCGCGGACACGCAGCCGCAGCGCGGCGCGGCGATCGAGTGGTTCCTGTTCGGCCCGGCGATTGCGCGCGCGGACACCTTGCGTCGCGCGTGGGACACTGCCGGCGGGATGGGCTACGGGCAGGCGCGGGAGCCCTTCGCTGTGCGCGGTGCGGTCGCGCTCGATCCCGATGGCCGCGAGCAACCGTCCGCGAAGCCGTGGACGATGGATCGCGCGACGTGGCCGCTTGCGGGCAAACCGGAAACCACACCGTGCCGCATCGAGTTTTCGTACCCGGTGCGTCTGATGCGGCAGGGGCGGTTGATCGAAAATCCGACACTCGCGGACATCGCGGTCACTGCGATTCGGCGGTTCACAATGCTGGGAGCGAAATCGGAAGGCAGCGACCTGACGACGCGGTCGGTGGCGGAAGTCGCGCGCGGAATCGCGGCGCATCCGTGGGAGGGCGAGCCGCTCGACTTCGTGCGTTACTCGGGCCGCCAGCACCGCGAGGTGGAGCAGCGCGGCGTGGCGGGCTCGCTCATCTTGCCGGAGGGTCCGGGATCGCTCTGGCCGCTGCTCGCCGCGGCGCAATGGACGCACATCGGCAAGGGGTGCGTGATGGGGATGGGGCGGCTGGAAATCGGGAAACTGTGATCGCAGGAATCGTTCGATCCGATGGCGCAACGTAGAGCGAGTCCGTACGATGCTAAACGGAACGCAAAATAATCAATCAGACAACCTTGTCGCCTGATTCCCATTCGTCGTTCTTTGCGAATCGCGGATTTGTTGTGGTTGCATCAAATACATCTTGGTCTAGGATTCCCCCATGCGTTTCCTTCGCATCGCTCTCGCTAACGGTCTCGCCGGCACCTTCGCGCTGGATGAAGGAACATGGTTCGTCGGCCGCGATTCGGGTTGCGCATTTGTGATCGCCGATGACAGCGTCTCGCGCCGGCACGCGCGAGTGGATGTAACCGGCGACGTGGTCGTCATCGAGGATCTCGGCAGCAAAAACGGCGTCCTCGTCAACGGAGCGCCGATCACCCGCGCGAATCTCACGCCGGGGGACGCGGTGCACATCGGGGACGTGCGTGCGATGTTTGTCGAGTCGGCGATCGGCAATGAGCCGCCGCGCCCCTCGACCACCCTCGTCGTCGAGCGAAGCAATGGCCCTGTGGAGCAGCGCTTGCGTCTGTTTTACGAACTCGCGGACTGCGCCGCGCAGTCACCGTCGCCCGCGGACGTCGTCGCGCGCGCGCTCGACATCGTGGGGCGTCACCTGGATTGCGAGAATGCTTATCTCGACCTTTACGACGAGATCGAGCAACGACTTGCCGGCGGGTTCATCCGGAACTTCGGTCCAGCTCCGGGCGACTTCGTCATTTCACGCACGATCCTCGACCGCGTGATGCGCACGGGTCGCGGCGTGATCGTCCGCGATGCCGCCGTGGATGACGAGTTGCACGACAAGGCAAGCGTCGTGCAATCGGGCGTGCGCTCGATCATGTGCGTACCGTTGCAGGTCGCGGGCGCCGTGGACGGCGTGCTCTACGTCGACACGCGTTCGCGCGTGAAGGAATACGGCGCGTCGGATATCGAGTTCCTCGATGCGTACGCCTCCATGCTCGGCGCGGTCCTGCGCACGCGGCGCAGCCTCCACGAAATGGGGCTGCGTAACGAGGAACTCGCGTCGCGCTCCGAAGGACCCGAGCTCGTCGGCGAAAGCGCGGTCATGGATCGCACGCGCACGCAGATTCGCCGCATGGCATGCCGCGGCGACGCGCACGTGCTCATCACCGGCGAAACCGGCGTCGGCAAGGATATCGCCGCCCATCTGCTGCACCGCTGGTCCTCGCGCGCGAACAAGCCCTTCGAGGTCCTCAATTGCGCCGCCGTGCCGCGCGATCTGCTCGAGAGCGAACTCTTCGGCCATGTCAAGGGCGCGTTCACGTCGGCGAACCGCGACCGGCGCGGTCTGTTCGAACTCGCCGACGGCGGTGTGCTCTTTCTCGACGAGATCGGCGAACTCCCGCTCGATCTGCAAAGCAAGCTCCTGCGCGTGCTGGAAGACGGCGTGATCCGTCCCATCGGCTCATCGGCGCCGGTGCGCTCCGTGGATGTTCGCGTCGTCGCGGCGACGAACCGCGATCTGCGCGCGATGATCCGAGCGGGGACGTTTCGCGAGGATCTCTTCCATCGCCTCGGCGTGCTCGAAATCGCCATGCCGCCGCTGCGCGACCACGCCGGCGACATTCCCGCGCTCGCGCGCATGTTCTTGCATCGGCTCGGGCGGCGCATCAACGCGACGGCCGAGCGCTTCTCGCCCGCCGCCCTCGACGTGCTGACGAAGCGCCCGTGGCCGGGCAATGTGCGCGAATTGCGAAACGTTGTTCACCACGCTCTGGTGCAGTGCGAGGAGTACGTCATCGAGCCGGCCCACCTGAAATTCACCGCGGACGACGACGAGGACGACGCCTCCCCGTCTTCGCCCCCGAGTGCCGCGGCGGAGGCCGACGCGACGCGCCCCCTCGAGGCGCTCGCGCACGACATCGAGGCGCTCGAACGTACGAGAATTCTCGCGGCGCTGGGGCGTCACCATTGGAATCGATCCTTGGCCGCGTCGGAACTCGGGATTGCGCGCAAGACGCTCTGGATTAAGATGAAAAAGTATCACCTCATCTGAAATCGAGGGTGCGTCGCGTGGCGTCCGAATCGGATCGACGCAGAATCGGCCCCTATCTGCTTCTCCAACGCATTGGGGAAGGCGGAATGGGGGAGGTTCATCGCGCGCGGCGCGAGGGCGCGGGCGGATTCGACAAAACCTTCGCTCTCAAGATCATTCGCGGCGACCCCGCATCCATCGAAGCCCGGCGCGACGCCTTCCTCCACGAAGCCCGCGTCTGCGCGCGGCTCGCGCACCAGAACATCGTCCACGCGGTCGATTTCGGCATCGACGGCGACGTCATGTACCTCGTCATGGAGGATGTCGAGGGCGTCAACCTGCGCGACGTGCTGGAGACGCGGCACCCGTCGGGCGAGACCGTGCCGCCGGTCGCGGCGCTCGGCATCGCGGTGGATGTGTTGCGCGGGCTGGAACACGCGCACGGGCGCGCGGACGACGCGGGCCGCCCCCTCGGCCTCGTGCACCGCGACCTGACGCCGAACAACATCCTGCTTTCGCGCGAAGGCGCGGTGAAAATCGCCGACTTCGGCGTGGCGAAATCGGCATTGGCCGGCGCACGATCGTCCCCGGGTGAGATCAAAGGCAAATTCCCCTACATGTCTCCCGAGCAGATCGCGGGCACGCGCGTCGATGCGCGCTCCGACCTCTTCTCGCTCGGCGTCGTCATCCACGAAATGTGGACCGGACGGCGGCCATTCGACGGCGCGAACGCATCCGAGGTGATGGCGGCGATCTGCCGGTGCGACCGCGACGCGCCCTCGTACGACGGCATCCCCGACGACGTGGCGAACGCTCTGCGTCGTCTGCTCGCGCACGCGCCCGACGACCGATACGCGAATGCGGGCGAGGCGCTGCGTGCGTTCGAGGACCTGCTGGTCGCGCGCGGCGGCGTGGCAGGACGCGAGGTGCGAGAGCTCGTCCGCCGCGTAGCGCCCGAACCCACCGCGCCGCGAACCCCTGGCAATCTCTCCACGCGCACGGGGCGGGTCGTTCGCCGCGACGCACCGACACCGCCCCCCGAGCCTGCGGGCACGGGCGAACCGCCGCCCACTCTGGCCGTCGCGCCCCGGCGGCGAAGCTGGGCCTACGCACTCGCTCTCGTGGTAGCAGTCGCCGTCGCAGCGTGGCTGTTCACAGGCGGATCGCGGGGGCGAACGGAATCAGCGAGCCCGAACGCATCGTCGATCATGTCGGCGTCGTCGCCGACGCCCGAGACGCCGGAGGAATCGTCCGCGATTGTCACGACAACCATTGCGACGACGACACTTCCGCCCGTCTCGCCGACGCCGAAATCCACGCCGACGCCAACTCCGCCGCCCGCCGCTCCCGTCGCGGTCGCCCCCGCGCCCGAAGCCCTCGCTCCGGGATTTTTGCGTGTGGGTGATCTCGTGCCCTATGCCGACGTCGTCATCGACGGACGCTCCGTGGACACGACGCCGACCGGACGCATTCCACTTCCGCCCGGCGCTCACCGCGTCCTGCTGAAAAACGATCCGGCCGGTAAGCGTGCGTCGGTCGAGGCGCACGTCGTGTCAGGCGAGACCTTCACCATCACGACGTGGCCCGAGTGACGGGTAGGGTGGCGAGTAACGGCGCGACTCATTCTGTGGCGCGGGGAAACACGGTGTTACGCGCGCGTAACACGTCGATGGGCGCAGGCATGAGCCCCAGTATCGGTGACCGGGTCGAACCCCATGAAATCAAAAGGATTTTCGCCATGCATGATCTCGCGCACAAACTTGGCCCGGCCCTTGCTTATTTAACCGACCGTATCTCGGAACTATTTGGAAACGGGCTGCGAACGCAGCCGGGTCGGAAACGGCGAACCGTCATGCGCGCGGCGAGGATCGTTCGGATCATGATCGCCCTCGCGGCGATCGGCGCGATGCGGGGCCCGGAGACGGCCCGGGCGCAGGATCCGGCGCAGGATGCGACATGCGCGTCGCTCACCAGGGCGGGGCTCGCGTCGTACCAGGCGCTGGAGTACGAAGCGGCCCGGCAGTCGCTGCTCGCGGCGACGCAGCGCGTGTGCGGGACGAGCG is a genomic window of Deltaproteobacteria bacterium containing:
- a CDS encoding DUF4230 domain-containing protein; amino-acid sequence: MEPNKRSWSESFRNFAVGLQAFFLALHALVKLLLSAGAVALVVVLLSNSHGALGWIGERVQGIYQVLKPQHRVTTTELQTIITNHAIFELATFEKRLTLPVFISDTAEYGIVPVGHSEFTCDFNWAIKAGFDVSGVEVTGDPGSSIIVMLPEPKILSVDVDFSEQCLRNEDNRGVAADAFEKFFKTEYSRLKRRAQQKAVADGILADAYQNAQSRLGLFIRHLVDDDNVQIEFVVRDMQFRPKD
- the cas6 gene encoding CRISPR system precrRNA processing endoribonuclease RAMP protein Cas6, producing the protein MIDPWRSLLRDVRVLPYRLQLDVDREAVTVPMLRGVWGRALRMLDEGIYDEVFTEHHGGPFYVCRPADTQPQRGAAIEWFLFGPAIARADTLRRAWDTAGGMGYGQAREPFAVRGAVALDPDGREQPSAKPWTMDRATWPLAGKPETTPCRIEFSYPVRLMRQGRLIENPTLADIAVTAIRRFTMLGAKSEGSDLTTRSVAEVARGIAAHPWEGEPLDFVRYSGRQHREVEQRGVAGSLILPEGPGSLWPLLAAAQWTHIGKGCVMGMGRLEIGKL
- a CDS encoding sigma 54-interacting transcriptional regulator; this translates as MRFLRIALANGLAGTFALDEGTWFVGRDSGCAFVIADDSVSRRHARVDVTGDVVVIEDLGSKNGVLVNGAPITRANLTPGDAVHIGDVRAMFVESAIGNEPPRPSTTLVVERSNGPVEQRLRLFYELADCAAQSPSPADVVARALDIVGRHLDCENAYLDLYDEIEQRLAGGFIRNFGPAPGDFVISRTILDRVMRTGRGVIVRDAAVDDELHDKASVVQSGVRSIMCVPLQVAGAVDGVLYVDTRSRVKEYGASDIEFLDAYASMLGAVLRTRRSLHEMGLRNEELASRSEGPELVGESAVMDRTRTQIRRMACRGDAHVLITGETGVGKDIAAHLLHRWSSRANKPFEVLNCAAVPRDLLESELFGHVKGAFTSANRDRRGLFELADGGVLFLDEIGELPLDLQSKLLRVLEDGVIRPIGSSAPVRSVDVRVVAATNRDLRAMIRAGTFREDLFHRLGVLEIAMPPLRDHAGDIPALARMFLHRLGRRINATAERFSPAALDVLTKRPWPGNVRELRNVVHHALVQCEEYVIEPAHLKFTADDDEDDASPSSPPSAAAEADATRPLEALAHDIEALERTRILAALGRHHWNRSLAASELGIARKTLWIKMKKYHLI
- a CDS encoding serine/threonine protein kinase, producing the protein MGEVHRARREGAGGFDKTFALKIIRGDPASIEARRDAFLHEARVCARLAHQNIVHAVDFGIDGDVMYLVMEDVEGVNLRDVLETRHPSGETVPPVAALGIAVDVLRGLEHAHGRADDAGRPLGLVHRDLTPNNILLSREGAVKIADFGVAKSALAGARSSPGEIKGKFPYMSPEQIAGTRVDARSDLFSLGVVIHEMWTGRRPFDGANASEVMAAICRCDRDAPSYDGIPDDVANALRRLLAHAPDDRYANAGEALRAFEDLLVARGGVAGREVRELVRRVAPEPTAPRTPGNLSTRTGRVVRRDAPTPPPEPAGTGEPPPTLAVAPRRRSWAYALALVVAVAVAAWLFTGGSRGRTESASPNASSIMSASSPTPETPEESSAIVTTTIATTTLPPVSPTPKSTPTPTPPPAAPVAVAPAPEALAPGFLRVGDLVPYADVVIDGRSVDTTPTGRIPLPPGAHRVLLKNDPAGKRASVEAHVVSGETFTITTWPE